Proteins found in one Synergistes jonesii genomic segment:
- the nhaC gene encoding Na+/H+ antiporter NhaC, whose translation MTVTKAKKPSFVVALATFICIAGTISFGLLKLGLDAHVPIAVAAAIAALVGKFVVGITWEEMETAICNAISSSISALLILIAIGMLVGSWVQAGVVPGLIYYGFDVLSPGIFLFATLILCSIISLATGSSWGVGGTAGVALIGIAAGLGIPAPLTAGIIISGAYFGDKMSPLSDTTNLAPAVSGSNLFDHIRAMMWTTTPSYIIVAIITIVLGFSYSSGAGSFDPSRIDAFQKILAAEFSINPLYVAIPTIVVLGLAVLKCPALPSMMAGTAAASALAMFQGKTLAEALTAIHYGYESTVATKLSETAVEELPAIMGEFGITGISPETVHEISSLVTELLNRGGLDSMMWSLSLIMIALVLGGVMESCHYLDVLLNPMLYKIRSVGGFVTLVVTSCFVSNLFLGDQYLAIVVPGRMFKTAVAKTELSPRMLSRTLEDCGTMTAVLVPWTGCGAFQSGALGVPTLTYAPYCFLNIINPFMAILLASLGIGNYWGKNGADRVEKRTALTFPREEEEAA comes from the coding sequence ATGACTGTGACTAAGGCTAAAAAACCCAGTTTTGTCGTGGCGCTGGCGACGTTCATATGTATCGCCGGCACGATCAGCTTCGGCCTGCTGAAGCTCGGGCTCGACGCTCACGTCCCCATCGCCGTGGCGGCGGCGATAGCCGCACTTGTAGGCAAATTCGTAGTAGGCATCACCTGGGAAGAAATGGAGACGGCGATCTGCAACGCGATATCGTCGTCGATAAGCGCTCTTCTGATATTGATAGCGATCGGCATGCTGGTAGGCTCGTGGGTACAGGCCGGCGTAGTCCCCGGCCTCATCTATTACGGTTTCGACGTGCTTTCGCCAGGAATTTTCCTTTTCGCGACACTTATTCTATGCTCTATCATTTCACTAGCTACGGGCTCGTCGTGGGGCGTGGGCGGAACGGCCGGAGTCGCTCTGATAGGCATAGCAGCCGGGCTCGGCATCCCCGCTCCTCTGACGGCGGGCATAATAATCTCCGGCGCTTACTTCGGGGACAAGATGTCGCCCCTTTCCGACACGACGAACCTCGCCCCCGCGGTCTCGGGCTCAAACCTTTTTGACCACATCCGCGCGATGATGTGGACGACGACCCCCTCCTATATCATAGTCGCGATCATAACTATCGTGCTCGGCTTCTCATATTCCAGCGGCGCCGGTTCGTTCGACCCGAGCCGCATCGACGCCTTCCAGAAGATTCTCGCCGCCGAATTCTCCATCAACCCTCTCTACGTCGCGATTCCGACTATCGTAGTCCTCGGGCTCGCGGTGCTGAAATGCCCAGCGCTCCCGAGCATGATGGCCGGCACCGCCGCTGCGTCGGCGCTCGCGATGTTCCAGGGCAAAACGCTCGCTGAAGCGCTGACGGCCATCCACTACGGCTATGAGTCCACGGTGGCGACCAAGCTCTCGGAGACCGCCGTCGAAGAGTTGCCCGCAATAATGGGCGAGTTCGGCATCACGGGAATATCGCCCGAAACGGTCCACGAAATATCCTCTCTCGTGACGGAGCTGCTGAACAGAGGCGGGCTCGACAGCATGATGTGGTCGCTCTCGCTGATCATGATAGCGCTGGTGCTCGGCGGCGTAATGGAAAGCTGCCACTACCTCGACGTGCTGCTCAACCCGATGCTCTACAAGATACGCTCCGTCGGCGGTTTCGTAACGCTGGTCGTCACTTCCTGCTTCGTCAGCAACCTCTTCCTGGGAGACCAGTACCTCGCGATAGTCGTTCCAGGACGCATGTTCAAGACGGCCGTCGCAAAGACGGAGCTCTCGCCGAGAATGCTGTCGCGCACGCTTGAAGACTGCGGCACGATGACGGCGGTCCTCGTGCCGTGGACCGGCTGCGGCGCCTTCCAGTCCGGCGCGCTCGGAGTGCCGACTCTCACGTACGCCCCGTACTGCTTCCTAAACATCATCAACCCGTTCATGGCGATACTCCTCGCATCGCTGGGGATCGGCAACTACTGGGGAAAGAACGGAGCCGACAGGGTCGAGAAACGCACGGCGCTCACCTTCCCGCGCGAAGAGGAGGAAGCCGCTTAA
- a CDS encoding uroporphyrinogen decarboxylase family protein has protein sequence MNGKERVLKALKFEEVDRVPWVPFTGVHVAKLIGSDAEELLKNKDVLVKAVCAAAERYSADGVCSAFDLQAEAEALGCTLHWVKNNPPAVTGHILSQGKTLEALPDITRDMGRLPVFFEATKELVEKIGEEKAVFGLCCGPFTLALHLRGSAFIMDMMKKPDEAHKVLKFCAEVTRRMCMWYMETGAHVVAVVDPMTSQIAPKHFEAFVSPYVKPAIDEVHSKGGIVTLFCCGNATKNIELMMQSKPDAIAFDEQVDLKFVKDLADKYKVSFEGNIPLTTTLLFGSPRECVADVKKRIEIGGRSGYILSPGCDLPYDTPFYNLEAVGKYAATGEEPSDTAGFLSLEEALSNAEEAGDVFEDVEIEPGKVFVEIVTLDSEGCAPCQYMCEAVKNVAPMYGDRLKWRESLIKSAAGIKRTMALGVSTLPTLLINNEVVFDNITPTQDMLIKEIEKRINN, from the coding sequence TTGAACGGAAAAGAAAGAGTCTTGAAAGCGCTGAAGTTTGAAGAGGTCGACCGCGTGCCGTGGGTGCCCTTCACGGGCGTCCACGTGGCCAAGCTGATCGGCTCCGACGCGGAGGAGCTCCTTAAAAACAAAGACGTTCTCGTGAAGGCCGTGTGCGCCGCCGCCGAACGCTACAGCGCCGACGGCGTCTGCTCGGCGTTCGACCTCCAGGCCGAGGCCGAAGCGCTCGGCTGCACGCTGCACTGGGTGAAGAACAACCCTCCGGCGGTAACGGGGCATATCCTCTCGCAGGGAAAGACTCTCGAAGCTCTGCCGGATATCACAAGGGATATGGGGCGCCTTCCGGTATTTTTTGAAGCGACGAAGGAGCTCGTGGAAAAAATCGGAGAGGAAAAGGCCGTCTTCGGCCTCTGCTGCGGACCTTTCACGCTGGCGCTGCATCTGCGCGGCTCGGCGTTCATCATGGATATGATGAAAAAGCCCGACGAAGCTCACAAGGTCCTCAAATTCTGCGCCGAGGTCACACGCAGGATGTGCATGTGGTACATGGAGACCGGCGCGCACGTAGTAGCCGTCGTCGACCCGATGACGAGCCAGATAGCGCCGAAGCACTTCGAGGCGTTCGTCTCGCCTTACGTAAAGCCGGCGATCGACGAGGTGCATTCCAAGGGGGGCATCGTGACGCTCTTCTGCTGCGGCAACGCGACTAAGAACATAGAGCTCATGATGCAGAGCAAGCCTGACGCCATAGCGTTCGACGAGCAGGTGGACCTGAAATTTGTAAAAGATCTCGCCGATAAATACAAGGTGTCGTTCGAGGGGAACATCCCGCTCACGACGACGCTGCTCTTCGGCTCTCCACGCGAATGCGTCGCCGACGTGAAGAAGAGGATCGAGATAGGCGGACGCAGCGGCTACATACTTTCGCCGGGCTGCGACCTGCCGTACGACACGCCCTTCTACAACCTCGAAGCGGTCGGTAAATACGCCGCGACGGGCGAAGAGCCCTCCGACACGGCCGGCTTCCTGTCGCTCGAAGAAGCGCTGAGCAACGCCGAAGAGGCCGGCGACGTCTTTGAGGACGTCGAGATCGAGCCGGGGAAGGTCTTCGTGGAAATCGTGACGCTCGACTCCGAGGGCTGCGCGCCCTGCCAGTATATGTGCGAAGCGGTCAAGAACGTCGCGCCGATGTACGGCGACAGACTGAAATGGCGCGAATCCCTCATCAAGAGCGCGGCTGGAATAAAACGCACAATGGCGCTCGGCGTTTCCACTCTGCCGACGCTGCTTATCAACAACGAGGTGGTCTTTGATAATATAACTCCTACGCAGGATATGCTTATCAAAGAGATAGAAAAAAGAATAAATAATTAA
- a CDS encoding monomethylamine:corrinoid methyltransferase, whose product MSTFRMWEVFAKADDGPFYKEQSEWMLKSFIPQMKRVIKEHDIKYDGKSIVNQDDALADRTWEAAKDFFISVGVYNQDTHRVMKFSEREVNEVLYTKRPKYMIGAGHDQRWLRVRSIEDKERRPFHLFSPDANFSTDIHKKACMAYLKEPLLDGLCAPLLEDFMGRKATSQNPTEVAAAMEHAMNLRDAQRLVGRPDVWTVSVGTAESAQAQIAAGNPVWGVRQSHLDGRMVSILTEMTTNNAMLNKSLHYRSYGNVFGNLCGAIFGGHAGGTEGTLILQTAYNIEGACLYGSCWALNFPFHLKWQSTTTRQLLWLQSVLSQAMSRNSNLIFLNNLFANAGPGTEQLYWECANHALATECCGGNPWGAATCRNKFTDMATPLESRFYHEVSEASFKSRLTRAKCEELCQKIMEKYEKLIPVDNYGKRIQEVYDMDKLTPRQEYLDQYERMRDELCKMGVEFPY is encoded by the coding sequence ATGTCAACTTTCAGAATGTGGGAAGTATTCGCCAAGGCCGACGACGGCCCCTTCTACAAAGAGCAGTCGGAGTGGATGCTCAAGAGCTTTATACCTCAGATGAAGAGGGTCATCAAAGAGCATGATATCAAATACGACGGAAAGAGCATCGTAAACCAGGACGACGCGCTCGCCGACAGGACGTGGGAGGCCGCGAAGGACTTCTTTATCTCCGTCGGCGTCTACAACCAGGACACGCACCGTGTGATGAAGTTCTCGGAGCGCGAAGTCAACGAGGTCCTCTACACAAAGCGCCCGAAGTACATGATCGGCGCGGGGCACGACCAGCGCTGGCTGCGGGTCCGCTCGATAGAGGACAAGGAGCGCCGCCCCTTCCATCTCTTCAGCCCCGACGCGAACTTCAGCACAGACATCCACAAGAAGGCCTGCATGGCCTACCTTAAAGAACCCCTCCTCGACGGCCTCTGCGCCCCTCTGCTCGAGGATTTCATGGGACGCAAGGCTACGTCGCAGAATCCGACCGAGGTCGCGGCCGCTATGGAGCACGCGATGAACCTCCGCGACGCGCAGCGCCTCGTAGGACGCCCGGACGTCTGGACAGTATCGGTCGGCACCGCGGAATCCGCCCAGGCTCAGATCGCCGCCGGCAATCCGGTCTGGGGCGTCCGCCAGTCGCACCTCGACGGCCGCATGGTCTCCATCCTCACGGAGATGACCACCAACAACGCGATGCTCAACAAATCCCTCCATTATCGCTCATACGGCAACGTATTCGGCAATCTTTGCGGCGCCATCTTCGGCGGACACGCCGGCGGCACCGAGGGCACGCTCATCCTCCAGACGGCCTACAACATCGAGGGCGCCTGCCTCTACGGCTCCTGCTGGGCTTTGAACTTCCCGTTCCACCTCAAATGGCAGTCGACGACGACGAGACAGCTGCTGTGGCTGCAGAGCGTCCTGAGCCAGGCCATGTCGCGCAATTCGAACCTCATCTTCCTCAACAACCTCTTCGCAAACGCCGGCCCGGGCACAGAGCAGCTCTACTGGGAGTGCGCGAACCACGCGCTCGCGACGGAGTGCTGCGGCGGCAACCCCTGGGGCGCGGCGACCTGCCGCAACAAGTTCACGGACATGGCCACGCCGCTTGAATCGCGCTTCTACCACGAAGTCTCGGAGGCTTCCTTCAAATCGCGCCTCACAAGGGCGAAATGCGAAGAGCTCTGCCAGAAGATCATGGAGAAATACGAGAAGCTCATCCCAGTCGACAACTACGGCAAGCGCATCCAGGAAGTCTACGACATGGACAAGCTCACGCCGCGCCAGGAATATCTCGACCAGTACGAGCGCATGCGCGACGAGCTCTGCAAGATGGGGGTCGAATTCCCTTATTAG
- a CDS encoding corrinoid protein, with protein sequence MSSIAEVRQNMVDGDGDAAVALTNELIAGGTPAQEIMNGLTEEMGLLGEKFENFEVFLPDLMIAGDAFMQIMSVLKEHLVKASDAPSKTVIIGTVKGDYHDIGKNIVGIVLQASGFNVVDLGADVDPVAYLEAARKEKADVVGLSALMTTTMPGQEEFIKLVKDAGEKGKYLVCVGGAPTSVEWAERIGADVWSFDAFECAAKLKKLLG encoded by the coding sequence ATGTCATCAATAGCAGAAGTTCGCCAGAATATGGTAGACGGTGACGGAGATGCGGCGGTGGCGCTCACAAACGAACTGATCGCGGGCGGCACGCCGGCGCAGGAGATCATGAACGGACTTACGGAAGAGATGGGGCTTCTGGGAGAAAAGTTTGAAAACTTCGAAGTCTTCCTTCCCGACCTTATGATCGCCGGCGACGCTTTCATGCAGATCATGTCGGTGCTTAAAGAACATCTCGTAAAGGCGAGCGACGCCCCGTCGAAGACTGTGATCATCGGGACTGTCAAGGGCGACTATCACGATATAGGAAAGAACATCGTCGGCATAGTCCTTCAGGCGAGCGGCTTCAACGTCGTAGACCTAGGCGCGGACGTCGACCCGGTAGCTTACCTCGAAGCGGCCCGCAAAGAGAAGGCCGACGTGGTCGGCCTATCGGCCCTTATGACGACGACGATGCCCGGACAGGAGGAGTTCATCAAGCTCGTCAAGGACGCCGGAGAAAAGGGCAAGTACCTCGTCTGCGTCGGCGGCGCGCCGACGTCGGTCGAGTGGGCCGAGCGCATCGGCGCCGACGTGTGGTCCTTCGACGCCTTCGAATGCGCCGCGAAGCTCAAGAAGCTCCTTGGATAA
- a CDS encoding M20 family metallopeptidase, whose translation MKNIQQIIESKKEKILELEKFLYNNPEIEMEEFRAKEKFTELLLSEGFDVDGDIEGLPTAFVAHKSSGEGPSIGIVAEYDALPGMGHACGHNLIGAIGFGAATALGELLEEYRGSVYLFGTPAEETGRGKPGLLAGGYFKKADIAMMVHPMNFSALASDLVNLEGYDVTFRGKASHAAAAPEGGINALDAAVSFYSAVGLLRQQMKDGSRVQMIITGGGSAVNVIPDRASLRVEIRHREIKYFRSLVEKILRVARSTAEAMGCTAEIEMFEPPICCMKNNNVLVGLFKKRLVEAGIGEFQEYVETGGCSDMGNVSQEVPAIHPWIRMVRPSSDAHTSDFLRDADAPLAIERMYKMACCLAGVGEEILKSPQLVEKIKEDFRSH comes from the coding sequence TTGAAAAATATCCAACAAATAATAGAGAGCAAAAAGGAAAAAATCCTGGAGCTGGAAAAATTCCTCTACAACAACCCTGAGATCGAGATGGAGGAATTCAGGGCGAAGGAAAAATTCACCGAGCTATTGCTGAGCGAAGGCTTCGACGTCGACGGCGACATCGAAGGGCTTCCGACGGCGTTCGTGGCACATAAAAGCAGCGGCGAAGGCCCCTCGATAGGCATCGTCGCCGAGTACGACGCGCTGCCCGGCATGGGTCACGCCTGCGGGCACAATCTCATCGGAGCGATCGGCTTCGGCGCGGCCACGGCGCTCGGCGAACTGCTCGAAGAGTACAGGGGGAGCGTCTACCTCTTCGGCACGCCCGCCGAGGAGACGGGGCGCGGCAAGCCCGGACTGCTCGCCGGCGGCTATTTCAAAAAAGCCGACATCGCGATGATGGTGCATCCGATGAACTTTTCCGCTCTCGCCTCAGACCTCGTCAACCTTGAGGGCTACGACGTCACCTTCCGCGGCAAAGCCTCGCACGCGGCGGCGGCGCCGGAGGGCGGTATAAACGCGCTGGACGCCGCCGTTAGCTTCTACAGCGCCGTCGGCCTGCTGCGCCAGCAGATGAAAGACGGCTCGCGCGTGCAGATGATAATAACGGGGGGAGGCTCCGCCGTAAATGTCATCCCCGACAGGGCCTCGCTGCGCGTCGAGATACGCCACAGGGAAATAAAATATTTCCGCTCCCTTGTAGAAAAAATCCTGCGCGTCGCGCGCTCAACCGCAGAGGCCATGGGCTGCACGGCCGAAATCGAAATGTTCGAGCCGCCGATCTGCTGTATGAAAAACAACAACGTGCTGGTCGGGCTCTTCAAGAAGCGCCTCGTAGAAGCGGGCATCGGGGAATTCCAGGAATACGTCGAAACGGGCGGCTGTTCCGATATGGGGAACGTAAGCCAGGAAGTGCCGGCGATCCATCCCTGGATACGGATGGTGCGGCCGAGCTCCGACGCTCATACGTCCGATTTCCTGAGGGACGCCGACGCGCCGTTGGCCATCGAGAGGATGTACAAGATGGCCTGCTGCCTGGCAGGTGTCGGAGAAGAGATACTGAAGTCCCCGCAGCTCGTCGAAAAAATAAAAGAGGACTTCCGCAGCCATTAG
- a CDS encoding YfcC family protein, whose amino-acid sequence MEEKSVKKKFTMPNTFVVISIFIMIATVLTWIIPSGTFDRAFDEATGRTLVVPGTFKLVAHTPVSLPQMVMSIYDGMVDAANIVFFTFFSYGFMVMLIRVGAFDAGVGALIRRLKDKKQFAMPLIAIIFSLMGASFGIYEESYGFVPVVMSMGVALGYDPFYGAIAVLGGIATGYAAASINPYTVAIAQTIGELPLFSGMGFRWLCYVCFMTLFLSCMCRYGRMVKADPKKSYVYGVEFPFLSSSTQDELVSKEFTTRHKISLLICLGTVIAFAFGAIRYGWYFSELSAIFIVMMFVVGLVNKQSINETCDAFVDISKNILFAAFVIGLSRAILIVLQKGQIIDTICFYFSNGLAGMSKTVAAEAMFGFQTLLNLFIPSGSGQAVTSMPLMIPLSDLLKINRQIAVLAFQFGDGFSNIFWPTACAVLCAISGVPINKWWKFFAPYCLFATILGAALIAAAVSINYGPF is encoded by the coding sequence ATGGAAGAAAAGAGCGTGAAAAAGAAATTTACGATGCCTAACACTTTCGTGGTGATCTCCATCTTTATTATGATCGCCACCGTCCTCACGTGGATCATTCCGTCGGGAACGTTCGACCGCGCCTTCGACGAGGCTACCGGAAGAACCCTCGTCGTCCCCGGAACGTTCAAGCTCGTCGCCCACACGCCGGTAAGCCTGCCGCAGATGGTGATGTCGATCTACGACGGCATGGTCGACGCGGCCAACATAGTTTTCTTCACCTTTTTCTCTTACGGCTTCATGGTCATGCTCATCAGGGTCGGCGCGTTCGACGCCGGCGTGGGCGCGCTGATACGCAGGCTGAAGGACAAAAAACAGTTCGCGATGCCGCTTATCGCGATCATCTTCTCGCTGATGGGCGCCTCCTTCGGCATTTACGAGGAGAGTTACGGCTTCGTCCCCGTAGTCATGAGCATGGGCGTGGCGCTCGGCTACGACCCCTTCTACGGCGCGATCGCGGTGCTGGGAGGCATAGCCACAGGCTACGCGGCCGCGTCGATCAACCCCTACACGGTGGCGATCGCGCAGACGATAGGCGAGCTGCCGCTCTTTTCGGGGATGGGCTTCCGTTGGCTCTGCTACGTCTGCTTCATGACGCTGTTTCTGAGCTGCATGTGCCGCTACGGCCGCATGGTGAAGGCCGATCCGAAAAAAAGCTACGTCTACGGCGTCGAATTCCCCTTCCTATCCAGCTCGACGCAGGATGAGCTCGTTTCCAAGGAATTCACGACGAGACATAAGATCTCTCTGCTGATATGCCTCGGCACGGTCATCGCCTTCGCCTTCGGCGCGATCAGATACGGCTGGTACTTCTCGGAGCTCTCCGCGATCTTCATCGTGATGATGTTCGTCGTCGGGCTCGTCAACAAACAGAGCATAAACGAGACCTGCGACGCCTTCGTCGACATCTCGAAAAACATCCTCTTCGCCGCGTTCGTAATCGGCCTTTCGCGCGCCATCCTCATCGTCCTCCAGAAGGGGCAGATCATAGACACGATATGCTTCTACTTCTCCAACGGGCTCGCCGGCATGTCGAAGACCGTCGCGGCCGAAGCGATGTTCGGCTTCCAGACGCTGCTCAACCTCTTCATCCCCTCTGGCAGCGGACAGGCTGTGACGTCGATGCCTCTTATGATACCGCTCTCGGATCTTCTCAAGATCAACCGCCAGATAGCGGTCCTCGCCTTCCAGTTCGGCGACGGCTTCTCCAACATATTCTGGCCGACGGCCTGCGCGGTCCTCTGCGCCATATCCGGCGTGCCGATCAATAAGTGGTGGAAATTCTTCGCTCCCTACTGCCTCTTTGCGACGATTTTAGGCGCCGCGCTCATCGCGGCGGCGGTCTCGATCAACTACGGCCCCTTCTGA